The following coding sequences lie in one Camelina sativa cultivar DH55 unplaced genomic scaffold, Cs unpScaffold00456, whole genome shotgun sequence genomic window:
- the LOC104773120 gene encoding uncharacterized protein LOC104773120, translating to MSHQGSERSRSTYRSPDTERGSSQQFGPEEWGSQFDDAQREESFPDMYGPDMVMPEWYVPGATPRYTPAGSNRFSTPESMYPPGFSPFGPYATYPTQNMPRGDQAHGEGPSEQNVPETQQTLKMVQDLLNHMIQQQQQDQANRAAEDPSDQFLKRVMLLRNLGFRKFKGDPNVVLADAWIKDLENNFEMTRCPEELRRLVAVNFLEEDARAWWDTVVSRYRFQTITWGIFKKEFEVKYFPPESRDRLENQFLQLEQGEMTVRAYGRIFTRLRRYLYQGNDDDVAEVEERAVSVEEAIEIEKEIAAREKKKESVQQTKIVNTRKVNQVAGRNWGAGRGKNKMNVSQGGRNVSNMDPRGCYVCGQVGHFARACPTVEETKGNNLSTVTCFYYVELGHYANSCPSKPAKPNAQTVNCAQTANQVKEPPAKKQAIPANVFALGVEPPKPPQAAKGPITGTLLVGGNPTHVLFDSGASNSFVTPEVVDKFGDLCEEEEVNINVYTAGNQPPLKTRRWVKEVSIVLQNTNLPVNLLVIPLDRFDAILGMDWLSEHQAHIDCSRSRVIFENGGRTPLVFNGISPSKTAYFASTARIGRSIEEDEVYLVTLTAMGGDNKECMEFEDIAIVKDFEDVFRPLEGLPPPRSHPFTINLEPGATPIAKAPYRMAPAELAELKSQLEDLLEKGFIRPSSSPWGAPVLFVKKKDGSMRLCIDYRGINNITIKDKYPLPRIDELLDQLRGASWFSKIDLASGYHQISIAEQDVMKTAFQTRYGQYEFVVMPFGLTNAPAAFMRLMNEVFQDYLDRFVIIFIDDILIYSRSAEEHAEHLKKVLERLREMKLFTKFSKCNFWQRELGFLGHRVLE from the exons ATGTCTCATCAAGGATCCGAAAGATCTAGGTCGACGTATCGTTCGCCGGACACAGAGAGGGGTTCAAGTCAGCAGTTTGGTCCAGAGGAATGGGGTTCGCAGTTTGATGATGCGCAAAGGGAAGAGTCGTTCCCAGACATGTATGGGCCGGACATGGTTATGCCGGAGTGGTATGTACCTGGCGCGACGCCAAGATACACACCAGCGGGTTCAAATCGTTTTAGTACACCGGAGAGTATGTACCCGCCAGGGTTTTCACCGTTTGGACCGTACGCCACCTATCCAACTCAGAACATGCCGAGGGGAGACCAAGCGCATGGAGAAGGACCGAGTGAGCAGAATGTGCCGGAGACCCAGCAGACACTTAAGATGGTCCAAGACCTCTTGAACCATATGATCCAGCAACAGCAGCAGGACCAAGCAAACCGTGCAGCAGAAGATCCGTCCGACCAGTTTCTAAAACGAGTGATGTTGTTGCGAAACTTAGGATTTCGTAAATTCAAAGGAGACCCGAATGTGGTATTAGCAGACGCGTGGATAAAAGACCTGGAGAATAATTTCGAGATGACAAGGTGTCCAGAGGAGCTTAGGAGACTAGTAGCAGTTAATTTCTTGGAAGAAGATGCTCGTGCATGGTGGGATACCGTAGTTTCTCGTTACCGGTTCCAGACGATAACGTGGGGAATTTTTAAGAAAGAGTTCGAGGTGAAGTACTTTCCACCAGAGTCACGCGACCGGTTGGAGAATCAGTTTTTGCAACTAGAACAAGGTGAAATGACCGTTCGAGCATATGGGAGGATTTTTACAAGACTTCGGAGGTATCTGTACCAAGGAAATGATGACGA TGTTGCGGAAGTGGAAGAGAGAGCTGTGAGTGTTGAGGAAGCTATCGAGATAGAGAAGGAGATTGCAGCtcgggagaaaaagaaggaatcaGTCCAGCAGACTAAGATTGTGAACACCCGAAAGGTGAATCAAGTGGCAGGACGGAATTGGGGCGCAGGCCGCGGAAAGAATAAGATGAATGTTAGCCAAGGAGGTCGTAATGTGAGCAACATGGATCCGAGAGGATGCTATGTGTGCGGGCAAGTTGGGCATTTCGCTCGCGCTTGTCCGACTGTTGAGGAAACGAAGGGTAACAATCTGTCGACCGTCACGTGTTTCTACTATGTCGAGTTAGGACACTATGCGAACTCATGTCCGTCGAAGCCGGCCAAACCGAACGCCCAAACTGTGAACTGTGCCCAGACAGCGAACCAAGTGAAGGAACCCCCAGCAAAGAAGCAAGCAATCCCagcaaatgtttttgctttaggagTAGAGCCACCCAAACCTCCACAGGCTGCGAAGGGCCCTATAACAG GAACATTACTTGTTGGTGGTAACCCCACACATGTACTGTTCGATTCGGGAGCGTCCAATAGTTTTGTGACTCCCGAAGTGGTTGACAAGTTTGGAGACTTGTGTGAGGAGGAAGAGGTGAACATCAACGTCTACACTGCTGGTAATCAACCACCGctgaagacaagaagatggGTCAAGGAAGTGTCGATAGTCTTGCAAAATACGAACCTCCCGGTAAATCTGTTGGTGATCCCATTGGATAGGTTCGATGCTATTTTGGGAATGGATTGGTTATCGGAACACCAAGCCCATATAGACTGCAGCAGGAGCAGagttatatttgaaaatggagGGAGGACCCCTCTAGTTTTCAATGGGATCAGCCCAAGTAAAACGGCATACTTCGCATCAACAGCAAGAATTGGAAGATCgattgaagaggatgaagtGTATTTAGTCACTCTGACCGCCATGGGAGGAGATAACAAGGAATGCATGGAATTTGAGGACATTGCCATAGTCAAGGACTTTGAGGACGTGTTTAGGCCattggaaggattgcctccacCAAGGAGCCATCCTTTTACCATAAATTTGGAGCCCGGAGCTACCCCAATTGCTAAGGCACCGTATCGCATGGCACCAGCCGAGTTGGCTGAACTCAAGTCTCAGTTAGAGGACTTGTTGGAGAAGGGTTTTATACGACCAAGTTCGTCGCCATGGGGAGCCCCAGTGTTGTTCGTCAAGAAAAAAGACGGAAGCATGCGGTTATGTATTGATTACCGAGGTATCAATAACATAACTATAAAGGACAAGTATCCTTTGCCAAGGATCGATGAGCTGTTAGACCAGCTAAGAGGAGCAAGTTGGTTTTCAAAGATTGATTTAGCCTCCGGCTATCATCAAATCTCAATTGCGGAACAAGATGTGATGAAGACGGCGTTCCAAACGAGATATGGCCAGTATGAGTTCGTGGTAATGCCGTTTGGACTTACCAATGCACCGGCGGCATTCATGCGATTGATGAATGAAGTTTTTCAGGATTACCTGGATCGGTTCGTGATAatattcatcgatgacatcctgaTATATTCGCGTAGTGCGGAGGAGCACGCGGAGCATCTGAAGAAGGTTTTGGAGAGGCTAAGGGAAATGAAGCTATTTACGAAGTTTAGCAAGTGCAACTTTTGGCAAAGGGAACTTGGATTTCTAGGACACCGAGTTTTGGAGTAA